From Juglans regia cultivar Chandler chromosome 6, Walnut 2.0, whole genome shotgun sequence, the proteins below share one genomic window:
- the LOC108988605 gene encoding cytochrome P450 CYP82D47-like, whose translation MASILALFLFFLFLFWIWRRTQKAAPQKILPPKAGGAWPIIGHLHLLGGTQPAHITLGDMVDKNGPIFSINLGMHRAIVVSSSKIAKECFTTNDKVFANRPKALATELMGYNYAMFGLGPYGSYWRHVRRIATLELLSNHRIEMFKHIRESEVNTAIKEIYELSTKNNNALVEMRRWFGYVTLNVVFMMVIKKRFAWAVTKDEDEGNDQFRNAMRDFVVLSGAFVASDVLPYLRWLDLGGYEKEMKKTAKKIDHEVEGWLEEHKQRRISGEIKKGHQDFMDVMLSIVVDSEEISNYDADTITKATCLGLIFGGTDTTTVTMTWALSLLLNNREALKKAQQELDLQIGRDRLVMESDVKNLVYLQAVIKETMRLYPAAPLSLPHESLEDCTLAGYHIPTGTRLLVNLSKIHRDPQVWADPTEFRPERFLTTHKDVDFKGQHFEFIPFGSGRRFCPGISFALHVMQLTLANFLHAFEITTVPADEPVDMTERVGLTSLKATPLEVHLTPRLPSSAYA comes from the exons ATGGCTAGCATACTTGCcctatttctctttttcttatttctattttggatATGGAGGAGAACCCAAAAGGCTGCCCCTCAAAAGATACTCCCACCAAAAGCAGGTGGTGCATGGCCTATAATTGGCCACCTCCACCTATTAGGAGGGACGCAACCTGCCCATATAACCCTAGGTGACATGGTTGACAAGAACGGACCAATCTTCAGTATCAACTTGGGCATGCATAGAGCTATAGTAGTAAGCAGTTCAAAGATAGCTAAAGAGTGTTTCACTACCAACGATAAAGTCTTTGCCAACCGTCCAAAAGCTTTGGCGACAGAACTCATGGGTTACAACTATGCCATGTTTGGTCTGGGACCATATGGTTCCTATTGGCGTCATGTTCGAAGAATAGCCACTCTTGAGCTCCTCTCAAATCACCGTATCGAGATGTTCAAACATATCCGAGAGTCAGAGGTAAATACGGCCATCAAAGAGATCTACGAGTTGTCGACCAAGAACAACAACGCATTAGTGGAGATGAGAAGATGGTTCGGCTATGTAACCCTAAACGTTGTGTTTATGATGGTTATAAAGAAGCGATTTGCTTGGGCTGTAACCAAGGATGAGGATGAAGGAAATGATCAATTTCGAAATGCGATGAGAGATTTTGTTGTGTTGAGTGGGGCATTTGTAGCGTCAGATGTACTTCCATATCTAAGATGGTTGGACTTGGGTGGGTACGAGAAGGAAATGAAGAAAACAgcaaaaaaaatagatcatgaGGTCGAAGGATGGCTAGAAGAACACAAGCAAAGAAGAATTTCTGGGGAGATAAAGAAAGGACATCAAGACTTTATGGATGTGATGTTGTCTATTGTCGTTGACAGTGAGGAGATTTCTAATTATGATGCTGATACAATCACCAAGGCTACTTGTCTG GGCCTCATCTTTGGTGGTACAGATACAACGACGGTGACAATGACATGGGCGCTCTCTCTACTTCTTAATAATCGAGAGGCTCTTAAGAAAGCCCAACAAGAATTAGACCTCCAGATTGGTAGAGATAGGTTAGTGATGGAATCAGACGTGAAAAACTTAGTCTATCTTCAAGCTGTCATCAAAGAAACAATGCGTTTATATCCCGCTGCGCCACTTTCTCTACCGCACGAGTCTCTTGAGGATTGTACTTTGGCTGGTTACCACATCCCAACGGGCACCCGTCTTCTTGTTAATCTATCAAAGATTCATAGAGATCCACAAGTGTGGGCAGATCCAACAGAATTTCGCCCAGAAAGATTCCTTACAACCCACAAAGATGTTGACTTTAAGGGCCAGCATTTTGAGTTCATACCATTTGGCAGCGGGAGGAGATTTTGTCCAGGAATCTCATTTGCACTACATGTTATGCAACTCACACTTGCTAACTTCTTGCATGCCTTTGAGATTACGACAGTACCAGCAGATGAACCAGTAGACATGACTGAGAGAGTCGGACTTACATCCCTAAAAGCCACCCCACTTGAAGTCCATCTCACCCCACGCCTTCCTTCCTCAGCATATGCATGA